In Stomoxys calcitrans chromosome 2, idStoCalc2.1, whole genome shotgun sequence, the following proteins share a genomic window:
- the LOC106092899 gene encoding aminopeptidase N, whose translation MKDHHHPSAIIGLYLATICLLLTVANAYTHYRLPTSIQPDRYKLKVITHLENPANLTFNGQVSIRFLVLEDTKNITLHVQNLTIDESRIQLKRYANKKIQLCTEGTQTVSEQDYYIIHLHETLRKGEMYKIKLFFSGILNEKLHGYYRSSYVAKDTNETKWLSVTQFEPASARAAFPCLDEPNYKAKFVIWLGHHKSLTALSNMPLEKQIPVNGINDFVWSIFEESVPMSTYLVAYTVNDFTYKESKVEGSDVVFRTWSRGGYIDQCDFASEVGPNVLKYYEEIFGIPFPLKKVDEIAIPDFSAGAMENWGLITYRETALLFAPNISSESNKERIAEVIAHELAHQWFGNLVTMKWWTDLWLNEGFATYIASLGVRNLSPEWDSYNADSLENSLSIFRRDAQLSSHPISQPILNTSQIGERFDSISYKKGSAVLRMLHMLLSQDGFFEGVRDYLTKHKYQNAEQDDLWSAFTEKAHKFNRIQPEYDMKTIMDSWTLQTGYPLVKVNRNYETGTIDITQHRYLENNTISEEEAKKCWWVPLSYTTNSELDFETTTPKKWLECDGSGKSVPLQLQNVAAANEWIIFNIQLSGVYRVMYDFDNWKLLNATFNSDKYDTIHVMNRAHILDDVISFAWSGYQDYDIAFDIMEYLTKEREYLPWKSALDGLSNVIRLLRPFPEQHAYIKTYLRYIIQPIYFNLDGLNNTIETSKSHSQILLKSLVTGWACRIELEDCVRTAINYFQQWKLSKNPDTENSIPADLRPTVYCTAIRHGDKDDWDFLWQRYKASNVATEKRTIIVSLGCSRNDKVLRDYIDLTFDKAEYIRKQDVTFAFSSIARSEVGAPIARSYYAENIAHLHEFFGTQSTDIGKLLVALSNQIITTEELNKLTQLVEANKQYFEKSEKSVQSAYETINFNIQWIGRNVQDMKTRLHDRLSLMGLLKDIVGE comes from the exons ATGAAGGACCATCACCATCCCTCAGCCATTATAGGCTTATATTTAGCGACTATCTGTCTACTTTTGACTGTAGCTAATGCTTATACGCACTACCGTCTACCCACATCCATACAGCCAGATCGCTATAAACTTAAGGTCATAACACATTTGGAAAATCCCGCTAATCTAACATTCAATGGACAAGTATCAATTCGATTCCTGGTTTTGGAGGATACCAAAAATATAACTCTACATGTGCAAAACTTAACAATCGATGAGTCGCGCATACAGTTGAAGAGATATGCCAATAAGAAAATTCAATTATGCACCGAAGGAACTCAAACTGTGTCCGAGCAGGATTACTACATAATACACTTACATGAGACCTTGCGCAAGGGGGAGATGTATAAAATCAAATTGTTCTTCTCGGGAATTTTAAATGAGAAATTACATGGCTACTATCGTAGTTCCTATGTGGCCAAGGACACCAATGAGACCAA atgGCTCTCGGTAACTCAATTTGAGCCCGCTTCAGCTCGTGCTGCTTTCCCTTGCCTGGATGAACCAAATTACAAGGCTAAATTCGTTATATGGCTGGGCCATCATAAATCTTTAACGGCATTGAGTAACATGCCTTTGGAAAAACAGATTCCTGT aaatggCATTAACGACTTTGTTTGGAGTATTTTCGAAGAGTCCGTTCCCATGTCCACCTATTTAGTGGCCTACACTGTCAATGATTTTACCTACAAAGAATCAAAGGTTGAAGGTTCAGATGTTGTATTCCGCACCTGGTCCAGAGGTGGATACATCGACCAATGTGACTTTGCGTCGGAAGTGGGTCCCAATGTTCTTAAATACTATGAGGAAATATTCGGCATACCGTTCCCCTTAAAAAAGGTCGATGAAATAGCCATTCCTGACTTTAGTGCTGGTGCTATGGAAAATTGGGGACTCATTACCTACCGAGAGACTGCATTGCTGTTTGCCCCCAATATCTCGTCGGAGTCAAATAAGGAGCGCATTGCCGAAGTTATAGCCCACGAATTGGCTCATCAGTGGTTTGGCAATCTTGTCACTATGAAATGGTGGACTGATCTATGGCTTAACGAGGGCTTCGCTACATACATTGCCAGCCTGGGTGTACGCAATTTGAGTCCCGAATGGGATTCATACAATGCTGATTCATTGGAAAACTCCTTATCGATATTCCGCCGCGATGCGCAACTTAGCAGTCATCCCATATCACAGCCAATTTTGAAtaccagtcaaatcggagaacgTTTCGACTCTATATCCTATAAAAAGGGTTCGGCGGTCTTGAGAATGTTGCACATGCTGTTGAGTCAGGATGGATTCTTTGAAGGTGTGCGCGATTATTTGACTAAGCACAAATATCAAAATGCCGAACAAGACGACTTGTGGTCAGCCTTCACAGAGAAGGCCCACAAATTTAACCGCATTCAACCGGAATATGATATGAAGACCATTATGGATTCTTGGACTCTACAAACCGGTTACCCATTGGTGAAGGTTAATCGCAATTATGAAACGGGAACCATAGATATAACGCAACACCGGTATTTGGAAAACAATACCATATCCGAGGAGGAAGCCAAAAAATGCTGGTGGGTGCCTCTTAGTTATACCACCAATAGTGAATTGGATTTCGaaacaacaacacccaaaaaATGGTTGGAATGTGATGGGTCTGGTAAAAGTGTACCTCTGCAGTTGCAAAATGTCGCAGCTGCCAATGAATGGATTATTTTTAACATTCAATTATCGGGGGTCTATCGCGTCATGTACGATTTCGATAATTGGAAATTATTAAATGCTACTTTTAATAGTGATAAGTATGATACCATTCATGTCATGAATCGTGCCCACATACTCGATGATGTCATATCGTTTGCCTGGAGTGGTTATCAGGACTATGACATTGCCTTCGATATTATGGAATATTTGACCAAAGAACGTGAATACTTACCATGGAAGTCGGCACTGGATGGTTTGAGCAATGTGATTCGTCTTCTGAGACCTTTCCCGGAACAGCATGCTTATATAAAG acTTATCTTCGCTATATTATTCAACCGATTTATTTCAATTTGGATGGCTTGAACAACACCATCGAAACAAGTAAATCACATTCGCAAATATTACTCAAATCCCTGGTAACAGGTTGGGCATGTCGCATCGAACTGGAAGATTGCGTACGAACGGCCATTAATTACTTCCAACAATGGAAATTATCGAAAAATCCAGATACCGAAAATAGTATTCCCGCTGATTTGAGACCCACAGTTTATTGTACAGCTATACGGCATGGCGACAAAGATGATTGGGATTTCTTGTGGCAACGTTATAAGGCCTCAAATGTGGCCACCGAAAAGAGAACTATTATAGTGTCTTTGGGTTGCTCGCGTAACGATAAGGTGCTTAGGGACTACATCGACTTGACGTTCGATAAGGCAGAATATATACGCAAACAGGATGTAACCTTTGCTTTTAGTTCCATAGCACGCAGCGAGGTTGGTGCTCCCATTGCTAGGAGTTATTATGCCGaaaatattgcccatttgcatgAGTT CTTTGGTACACAGTCCACAGATATTGGTAAACTCTTGGTAGCTTTGTCCAATCAAATCATTACCACTGAAGAACTCAATAAGCTTACCCAGTTGGTGGAagccaataaacaatattttgaaaagtcTGAAAAAAGTGTTCAGTCGGCCTATGAAACGATCAATTTCAATATTCAATGGATCGGTCGCAACGTTCAGGACATGAAAACTCGCCTACATGATCGTTTATCCCTAATGGGTCTGTTGAAGGATATTGTCGGTGAATAA